TCAAATTTATGAATCCCCTCTTTAACGCCTACACGCTTGCTCGAGCTCCATTATTTTCCATGGACCCCGAAGCCGCTCACGAGGCAACGCTTCGTTCCATTCAACGAGCATATGATTGCAAGCTGACTCGTGGGATGATGCATGATCTACCCATCGCCCCCATCTTGCTCATGGGGCTCTCTCTGAAGAATCCTGTCGGTCTGGCAGCCGGCCTGGACAAGAACGGTGAACACATCGACGCTTTGGGTAATCTGGGATTCGGGTTTGTCGAAGTGGGTACTGTCACACCCAAAGCTCAGCCCGGCAATCCGAAACCTCGCATGTTCCGACTCCCAAAAGCGCAAGCGCTAATCAACAGAATGGGTTTCAACAACCAGGGTCTGGATACCTTTCTAACAAATGTCAAACGTAGCCAATACAGAGATCGTGGTGGCATTTTAGGATTGAACATCGGAAAGAATGCGTCGACACCCATCGAAAACGCAAACGATGACTACCTGCTCGGACTCGAAGGGGTCTACCCTCATGCAGATTACATTACGATCAACATCTCGTCTCCAAACACAAAAAACCTACGTGACCTGCAATCTGGAGACAGCCTTAATGGTCTGTTGAGCGCTTTGCATGAGAAGCGGCTTGCATTGGCACAACTGCACCGCAGAAACGTTCCTCTAGCCCTCAAGGTTGCACCAGATCTAGACGAGCATCAGATCGAGGCAATCACGCAAAGCCTGGTTCGTCATCAGATGGATGGGCTGATTGCGACAAACACCACCATCGACCGACAATCCATAACTGGAATGCAGTACGCAGATGAAGCTGGTGGTCTCTCCGGAGCACCCGTCCATCGCAAATCACTCTGGGTGATTGAAAAATTCCGCAGTCGTCTTGGCCCGGAGTTTCCGATCATTGGCGTTGGTGGAATTATGTCCGGCGCGCACGCTGCTGAAAAAATCCAGGCAGGAGCAAATGCAGTACAGCTGTACACAGGACTGATTTACAAGGGTCCAGCCCTGATCGCGGATTCTGTCAACGCAATAACGAAGCGACTTCGCTAGCCTGGCAAGTCAGACATCTACCTCAGGCTTGCGTGGCAATCCTGCTCTGGGGTCGGCGCTGATTTTGAAATTGCGTGCTGATCGCCTGGTAGCGAACTCGCATATCAAAAGAAACAGGGTTCCAAATGGAACCCTGTTTCTTTACCTTCTAAGCGTTTGTCAGGCTATCTGGCATGGCATTTCTGCGATGCGGTGAGAACCTGCAATCGCTTCTCAGGCGTCGTTGCGACGAGTGGTAGTTGCACGGGCAGCTGTCTTGGCGGCACCGGTAGCAGCGTCAGAAGCAGCCTTCATAGTCGCTGCGGTAGCGGCATGAAGGTTCTTCTCGGTCACGTCAGCAGCTTGTTTGGCAGCTTTGGTCATGCTTTCGTAAGCTGCGTTTGCCTGAGCCATTGAGGACTTCAGCATTGCAACGGCGCTCTCGGAGCCACTTGGTGCATTGCGAGTCATCTGGTCGATGGTCTCCGAAACCTGCTTCTGATTCTCGGCAATCTTACCTTCGACAACCTTGGACAGCTCAGCCTGAACACCTGACACGATGTCATAAACGTGCTTGCTGTAAGCCATTGCTTTTTCTGCTGAGGGCTGAACCATGGAGGAGCTCATTGCAACAGCTTCCTGGGCGTCTTTGACGTCCATTGCTTCATGGGCTTTCTCGTTGACTTCGTCCATGGTTGCCTTGATAACCTTGAGGTTCAGATCAACCAGCTTCTCGAAGCCGCTAAACAGGGTACCCTGAACAGCCATGAAGGCGTCAACGGTTGCTTTTTGTGAATCAATTATTTCTTTTGGCATCTTGGTCATAACTATCTCCTGATGGATATTGTTGCGCTGCACAATTACAATGTAATGTATTTGGTTTTACGTTGTCAACTACTTTTTGTGCGTTGCAACAAAAATTTCATCAATCAGTATTTCGACGTCCTGGCTCATACCCCAGAGCCTCAGAAATTGTTCTCGCTGTTTCGACGAGTTGTTGTATCCATCCGTCCTGCAGACGCTCGGATGGAGCCGAAATGGACAAGCCTGCAACCAGGCGCCCGGTATCGTCATGAATGCCTGCAGCGATACAGCGAACCCCCATCTCAAGTTCTTCATTGTCTCGCGCATACCCGTGCCGGCGCACGAACGCCAGCTCTTTCTCAAGCTGGTCATACGCGGTGATGCTGTTCTTGGTGTTACCAGCCAACCCCGTACGGGTCGCGTAGGCGCGGACCTGGCGAGGATCTGAAACACAAAGAAAGAGTTTGCCCGTCGACGTCAGATGCAAAGGAGCACGCCCACCAATTGCCCTGACGACCTGCATTCCGGATCGTTCGCTCCAGGCGCGATCGACATAAACGATCTCGTCACCCTGCTGAATGGAAAGATTGACCGTCTGTCCGGTCAGTTTGTGCAGACTCTGCATCGCTTCTACGGCAGCTTCGCGCACATTCAGGCGTCCTCTAACCAGCGAGCCAAGCTCCAGCAGACGCATGCCCAACTGATACATTCCGCTGTCGACCCGCTCCACATAACGGGCTACCACAAGATCATTCAGAATCCGATGTGCAGTAGAAGGATGTAGCCCTGTGTTGGCGGAAAGCCCCTTCAGAGAAATCGGTTCCGCCTCGTTTGCCAGTGCGTCAAGCAATCTGGTAGCGCGCTCGATTACCTGTATCGCCATCCCTGGTGAAGTGCCACTCTCTTGCAGAAAGCCACTTTCGCTCTGGCCGGTCTTCAAACCCGCATGATCTCTCAATCTACTTGTCATTATTTATTCTCAATCTGCAGTGAACTCTGCCGACACAACGACAAGGCACAAAAAATGCGGCACTGCAACATGCGCATTCTAAGCTAGAACTCCCATTTTGGGTAGCGCGAAGTCGCGCCAATATCATTCGATACGGGTACTCGATCTCGCGAGCGTTGGCTCAAGTGTCGCCCCGAGATTCAATGCCTCTTCTCGCAAAAAAGCGATCGCTGGCTTGGCCGAATCAAGCGGTCCTTTAACACCGAGTTCAATGTGTGCCGCTCTCGCCCCCTCGCCGACTGAAGGCAGACTGAACGCCTTGACATCCTGCCAGCGTTGCTCGATCTCCTCAAGCGAAGGCGCGATTCTGGACTCAGGAATGTTGTAGGCGACAAATGAAAGCTCTTCTGTCCTGACAGTCTGATGCAGGTGCGCGTAGCGATGGTCCAGCGTCCACTCCAGCATCGGCCAGGCCATGACCGGAAAGCCAGGTACAAACGTATGATCATGAATAAAAAATCCTGGAATCCGGTTGTACGGATTCGGCACGATCTGCGAACCAGCGGGAAAGGTACCCATCTGCAACCGACGCTGATTCTCTGGCGCAGACATGTCTGCAGTTCCCTGACCCTTGCTCGCCATCTCGGCACAACGTTGCGCGATTTCGAACTCGGCCTCTGGATGCAGGACCAGGTCGACACCTAGTGCTGCTGCAACCGCCTGTCGCGTGTGATCATCGGTTGTTGCACCGATACCGCCGCAAGAGAACACAATATCGCCCGACTCAAAGGATTCTTGGTAAGCCTTGGTCAGCAGGGCACGATCATCTGACAAAATTCGCGCCCAGGCCAGAGACAATCCTCTACTCGAGAGCATCTCGATCACCTTGCCCAGATGTTTATCCTGACGCCGCCCCGACAGAATCTCATCACCGACAATAATGACGCCAATCCGTCGTGACGCTTGAGGTGACTCACTCATGATTCATTCCTTTGTATAAGACTCTATCAACGCAGGCTCTGTCGTGACTGAAAGGTCACGCTTCTGACGCAACGCTTCCAGCCCAAAGTGCGCAAACACCAAACCGGAAAAGACCGGCAGGAAAACCCATGCGGGAGGTAAAAGATTAAGCAGAGCACATATCAACCCTATGCTCCAGAAACCAATATTCCGGTCCTGCAACAGCGACTTTCGCTCCTCAGAAGAAGCATGATCAGCGACAGCATCGATGCGCATCATCCTGGAGAACGCAAACGTCCACCAGAACACAGAAAGAATCATCCCGAGCGGAGGAATGAGCCAAAGAGGCAGCGTAACGAGCCAGCCCGTCATGAAAACGATACTCACCCAGACGGCATTCCAGACACTGATGAGAAATGCATGCCGCCCTCGAGGCTTCACATCAGGGTAGTTATGACGACTCAAGTGAGCCAGCACCATCGGCATGATCCACACCGCGGCGACGGCCAGTCCAACAATTCCCGCCAGTGGAAGCAAAATGATGACTGCAATGATCGGGATCATCCACGCCTTGAGCACCAGAAATCCGGCGGTCCCGATCACAGGATCTACCATGCCAGGCACCGATGACTCTGTCAGTGAGTCCGAAAGCCACTCGGTAAGGGGTGACCACCCCAGCCAGATCAAAATCGAACCTAACACCAGCGTCACAATAACTGGCAGGAAGAGCGCGAATATCATTCGCGGATGCAACTGAGAGCGCAACGCGCGCAGAAAAGCCTGACCGACCCCGTTAAAAGGTCCATCAGACTGCGAAGATTTGGATTGCGGATTAGTGTACATTCAGTTCAAACCGTTTAACACCGTTATGATAGGGCAAACCCGATACCCGGTGCACATATGAGTGTTTATTTACCCAACGATTCCGGTCTGGCAACACTGCTGGCCCGAAGCGACAAACTGCTTGTCGTATGCTACTGCGCAGCCTGGTGCGACACCTGTAATGAATACCACCCCAAACTCGTCGAGCTATCAGAGAAACGCCCTGATACGGTGTTTGTATGGGTCGACATAGAGGAAGAACCCGAACTGCTAGATGATGAGGATGTGGAAAACTTTCCGACCATCCTGCTCGAAAAATCTGGCAAGACGCTATTCTTCGGGACCGTCCTGCCACACATCGGCCAGCTTGAACGACTGATACAGGCCGTCGAAGAATCGGATGGCGAATCATTTTCCGGGCCAGCCCCGGGAGGGGTGCGCAATTTGCTGCTGGAGAGATCTGCCTGAGCATTGACACGCAATCGCGTGCAGCAGGCGACACAAGGTTGCAATCACGTTGCATCGAACTTCAGAAATGCAATCAATCTGTTTCTGACTATGTTGCAAGGTAACGCTGCCGCAAAGAGGTGTCAGCCTGAAACTGTGGCGTGTCGCCTTCCCAGACCGTCACGCCTTTCTCCAGGATGTAGTGCCTGTCACATAGGTGCAGCAGATGTTTGAGATTCTTGTCTGTAATCAGAATCGACATGCCTTCGGTACGCAACGCATCCAGTGCCGTCCAGATCTC
This sequence is a window from Orrella marina. Protein-coding genes within it:
- a CDS encoding EI24 domain-containing protein yields the protein MIFALFLPVIVTLVLGSILIWLGWSPLTEWLSDSLTESSVPGMVDPVIGTAGFLVLKAWMIPIIAVIILLPLAGIVGLAVAAVWIMPMVLAHLSRHNYPDVKPRGRHAFLISVWNAVWVSIVFMTGWLVTLPLWLIPPLGMILSVFWWTFAFSRMMRIDAVADHASSEERKSLLQDRNIGFWSIGLICALLNLLPPAWVFLPVFSGLVFAHFGLEALRQKRDLSVTTEPALIESYTKE
- a CDS encoding phasin family protein, yielding MTKMPKEIIDSQKATVDAFMAVQGTLFSGFEKLVDLNLKVIKATMDEVNEKAHEAMDVKDAQEAVAMSSSMVQPSAEKAMAYSKHVYDIVSGVQAELSKVVEGKIAENQKQVSETIDQMTRNAPSGSESAVAMLKSSMAQANAAYESMTKAAKQAADVTEKNLHAATAATMKAASDAATGAAKTAARATTTRRNDA
- a CDS encoding quinone-dependent dihydroorotate dehydrogenase is translated as MNPLFNAYTLARAPLFSMDPEAAHEATLRSIQRAYDCKLTRGMMHDLPIAPILLMGLSLKNPVGLAAGLDKNGEHIDALGNLGFGFVEVGTVTPKAQPGNPKPRMFRLPKAQALINRMGFNNQGLDTFLTNVKRSQYRDRGGILGLNIGKNASTPIENANDDYLLGLEGVYPHADYITINISSPNTKNLRDLQSGDSLNGLLSALHEKRLALAQLHRRNVPLALKVAPDLDEHQIEAITQSLVRHQMDGLIATNTTIDRQSITGMQYADEAGGLSGAPVHRKSLWVIEKFRSRLGPEFPIIGVGGIMSGAHAAEKIQAGANAVQLYTGLIYKGPALIADSVNAITKRLR
- a CDS encoding competence/damage-inducible protein A; its protein translation is MSESPQASRRIGVIIVGDEILSGRRQDKHLGKVIEMLSSRGLSLAWARILSDDRALLTKAYQESFESGDIVFSCGGIGATTDDHTRQAVAAALGVDLVLHPEAEFEIAQRCAEMASKGQGTADMSAPENQRRLQMGTFPAGSQIVPNPYNRIPGFFIHDHTFVPGFPVMAWPMLEWTLDHRYAHLHQTVRTEELSFVAYNIPESRIAPSLEEIEQRWQDVKAFSLPSVGEGARAAHIELGVKGPLDSAKPAIAFLREEALNLGATLEPTLARSSTRIE
- a CDS encoding thioredoxin family protein, whose amino-acid sequence is MSVYLPNDSGLATLLARSDKLLVVCYCAAWCDTCNEYHPKLVELSEKRPDTVFVWVDIEEEPELLDDEDVENFPTILLEKSGKTLFFGTVLPHIGQLERLIQAVEESDGESFSGPAPGGVRNLLLERSA
- a CDS encoding IclR family transcriptional regulator; translated protein: MAIQVIERATRLLDALANEAEPISLKGLSANTGLHPSTAHRILNDLVVARYVERVDSGMYQLGMRLLELGSLVRGRLNVREAAVEAMQSLHKLTGQTVNLSIQQGDEIVYVDRAWSERSGMQVVRAIGGRAPLHLTSTGKLFLCVSDPRQVRAYATRTGLAGNTKNSITAYDQLEKELAFVRRHGYARDNEELEMGVRCIAAGIHDDTGRLVAGLSISAPSERLQDGWIQQLVETARTISEALGYEPGRRNTD